The following DNA comes from Carassius carassius chromosome 41, fCarCar2.1, whole genome shotgun sequence.
aaaaactttattcgACAATTCTTCACCGTGGTACTCTCGTGAATGGCAGCAGTCACTAACAAGGACAAAGCAAGGCACTGTAAAAAGATCTCCGGGACTAAGctgtggacaggcacaagtcaggagatggatacaaaaaaatGTCAAAGGATTTATCATggcctagaagcacagtgaagtctattattaagaagtggatcCTCTGTGATTGGGACttcactccaaactggatgaaagagcctgGAGGAAACTGGTCAAAGAGGCGATCAGGAGATATATAATATCAACATTGACGTATTTCTTATTTTTCCTCACAGATGTATCCAGTTCTATGCATTCGGACGGAGGTTACAACACCACCAGGTATGACAAAACTCAATATCCGTTTCTTTAGTATTTCTAGAAACGTTTTTACCccatggaaattattatttaataataaaaatttgtttCCTCATGGTGCGTTGTAATTACATGTTTCTGAACTGTAGCACAATGACTAGAGGTTATTTTCTCATCATGAATTAATCATTTGTTCACATGGAACCAACCTTGCAGCACTGACTTCTGGAGAATTTTCACTGCAATTTAAACCTTGTGCATGCTACAAGTTGTGGCGCACAAAAGAGGATGccaaaaatgtcaacaaaaaaAATGCACTGTAAAAGTAGATTGAAGCCATTTGATACCTTTTTGAGAGGAAAGGCCAAAACTGAAGTAATTATACGCTGAAGAAACTTCTCAAATCAATGTTATTTAgtaaaactaaaactttaaaacttaGTCATTtggatttttggctgaactatcctttTGTAAATGATTTTGATCATACTGCACATCATACGTAGTTCTGGTACTGCTAAATATTTAAAGGTGATTAGTAAAAGACCACTGAGTTTATTATGTCCTCTCTTCCATGCAGAGAAACAGATCATTTGGATGGTAATGTCAACCAGCTGTCAACAGGCCAAAGAGAAGCTGTGGTGAGTGCTGCAAGAAACATGTTTTACCCACAGAACTACCAGGAATTGCAAGCATCTGTGGGCACAATTTCCAGTTTATTGTGGtggtcatgttttttttattgttgttttttttttttttgcagtcagtGGTGTATGTGTAGTGAGGCTTACCACTAAAAATACAATACTGAAGTTTTTTTTATCTTGCATCTAAATTTTGATTTGTGTATAAAATCAAAACCGTTTTAGGATTATgtgaatataaaaactttttttaaatggtatgCCCTAGAATTGATTAAATTGGTTATTATATTTTCTCATTCAGGATGAGGAGCAGCAAGGGGACGACGGTCAGGATCAGGAAGGTTCGGACGATGAAAGTGAAGGTGATGAAGTGGATGACCTGCCCAACTGCAGGGGCTACTGGAAGGACCACATAAGCCGTAAGGCCAGCCAGACCAGTGTTTATCTGCAGGAGTGGGATGTGCCTTTCGAGCAGCTGGAGCTCGGAGAGCTGATCGGTAAAGGCCGCTGGGGGAAGGTGTGTAGGGGCCGCTGGCACGGAGAGGTGGCCGTTCGTTTGTTAGAGATTGACGGTAACAACCAGGAGCACCTGAAGCTGTTCAAGAAGGAAGTGATGAACTACCGGCAAACGCGACATGAGAACGTCGTGCTGTTTATGGGGGCCTGCATGAACCCGCCCCATCTGGCCATTATCACCAGGTTCACTTCTCTCAGCTCTCTCAATGTTGTATCATTCATATAcactaccctttttttttttttaaaaaaagaaaatcatatttttattcagcaaggatgcattaaattgttcaaaagtgatagtaaatatgtttataatgttacaaaagagttcTGTTTCAAATGCTTTTCTTTCTATTCAATATctttaataaaatcacaaaaatattaagcagcacagctgataataataagaaatgtttcctaaacaccaaatcagcatattaaaatgatttctgaaggaccctgaagactggagtactgaTGCTGGAAATTCGACTTTTCCAtcataaagtatattaaaatagaaaacagtttaaatttatatcaaataaatgcagctttgatgagcattaGTGGTTTTATCTTCAGAAATGTAGAAATTAGAGACTTTATCAGAGAcataaaaaattctaactgactccaAACCTGTAATCAGTAGTGTATGTTTTGAAtgtctaatatttacatttattcacttagcggTTGCTTTTATCtcaagcgacttacaattgaggAATACAACAAGCGATTCTTCATAAAGAGGCAAATTAACACAGGAAGTGCTCGTAATACAAAGTTTCAGACATTGTTCAGATTAGTACAAGTGCTAGACGGGGGATAAAGGAAAGAGAAAGCaaagttttttttcacattttgttatatgtgatattatataaGAGTATTTGTGTTTTGATTGTAATCTACAGCATTTATGTTGTCCTCCTGCAGCTTTTGTAAAGGACGGACGCTCTACTCAGTTGTCAGGGACTCGAAACTTGACATCAACAAGATAAGACAAATCGCTCAGGAAATCGTAAAGGTATGAAGCATCACGTGTAATACATGTTcttgacttaattttttattttattcatcagtgcatgttttacccccccaaaaaaaggtcTTCGTAGTTTTTCATAAAAATTGTATAACTTTAATAACTCTAATCATTATATCAAAAATCTAGCTTCTTGAGctcaaattacattaaaacactgttttaactgTTTCGTTATGCTTTGTGTTTTTACCTTTTATAGGGAATGGGTTACCTACACGCAAAGGGAATTGTGCACAAAGATTTGAAGTCCAAGAACATTTTTTACGATTCAAACAAAGTTGTCATCACAGATTTCGGTCTGTTTGGGATGTCTGGAGTGGTCCAGGAGGACAGGTAGGGTGCATGTCATTTCTCCAGTGTTATGATACATTAAAAGAGTCTTATTATACAGTATACTTTGTTAAGAACTTCATTAACGTTTGTATTTGTTTGTAGGCGGGAAAATGAACTGAAGCTGCCCCAAGGGTGGATCTATTACCTAGCTCCAGAGATCGTGCAAAAGATGGGACCAGGAAACCAAGAAGACTGCTTGCCCTTTTCTAAAGCTGCTGATGTTTACGCTTTTGGGTAAAAAGCACAACTCTTTTCCCACATCTGCATCACAAATATAGTGCCTCTAATGCAAACATTTGGTTTTGGTGTTAACgttttatttctgctttaaaaaaatctgtctCAGCACTATCTGGTATGAACTCCAGGCCAAAGAATGGCCCATCAAGAACCAACCAACTGAAGTTTTGATCTATCAGCTGGGAAGTGGAGAAGGCATCAGAACATTACTAGCCCAGAAGGGTACAAGCTTAGGCAAGGAGGTTACGGTGAGTCcaaactggtgtgtgtgtgtgtgtgtgtgtgtgtgtgtgtgcgtgtgcgtgcgtgtgcgtgcgtgcgtgtgcgcgcgcgtgtgtgcgcgtgtgtgttgttatatttacatttaatcaaatcaaaattaAGTCAATGGTATTATATATAAATCAGTCAATATATATCAATAAAATtgtatagatagatagctagatataAGAAGTATATCATGTAACATGGTCATTGTACTCTCACTGCAGGAGATCGTGTCAGCGTGCTGGTCCTTTAAGGTTGAGGACAGACCAACATTCACTCAGCTGTCAGACTTACTAGAGAAACTGCCAAAGCTCAATCGTAGACTCTCACACCCTGGGCACTTCTGGAAGTCTGAGGAGTATGTATCCTAGGCTGGAATGCTAGCATGCTGCGGATCCCCCTTTTTTAGGGGGTATAGTACATGGAGCATGAAAACTAACTGATTATTTGGAGCCGACATgtgcattgttttgtttgtttgtttgtttttccctctATTCTGAGCCTTCTTAATTTTACACCATTGGATTTTTAGTGTAGCGAGTGTCAGAGGGATGCTGTGCCATTTTATATTTTGGTCAAACCTGATATCATATGGTGCAGAAAATAACAGTAAGTGACAGTAATGTGAGTGTTTTTCTGCTACCCACGTTTTTTGCCTGTTATGAATGATTGGTCTGGTTTGCAAATATGTGTGAAGATTTTGGTGATTTATCATTTATTAGTCCCAATATAGAAATTCAGAAGCAGATACTGTTCTGAATATGAGTGGTTCAGAAGGAAAGTGCTTATTAATGTAAAGTGATACGATCATACTGTAAAAGGACTTTAACAGATGTTCATATGCCCAAATATCTGGCCTGTGGTCAGTAATTCACctcttacatttaaatgtaatggtGAGACTGCGGTGAAAAGGGTGTGATCTGAATTTAgaataattaacataatattaataatga
Coding sequences within:
- the LOC132123555 gene encoding kinase suppressor of Ras 1-like isoform X3 yields the protein MRKDIGLDVTHRFSTKSWLSQTCQVCKKNMMFGVKCKQCKVKCHNKCTKEAPKCRISFAQFPNKIRRTESVPSGINNQVEQPAESQSQYGTLPKAINKKDHPPSLSHLDSSSNPSSTTSSTPSSPAHSSQSNPPSATPPPNSSPKGHIDSRFHFPDVSSSMHSDGGYNTTRETDHLDGNVNQLSTGQREAVDEEQQGDDGQDQEGSDDESEGDEVDDLPNCRGYWKDHISRKASQTSVYLQEWDVPFEQLELGELIGKGRWGKVCRGRWHGEVAVRLLEIDGNNQEHLKLFKKEVMNYRQTRHENVVLFMGACMNPPHLAIITSFCKGRTLYSVVRDSKLDINKIRQIAQEIVKGMGYLHAKGIVHKDLKSKNIFYDSNKVVITDFGLFGMSGVVQEDRRENELKLPQGWIYYLAPEIVQKMGPGNQEDCLPFSKAADVYAFGTIWYELQAKEWPIKNQPTEVLIYQLGSGEGIRTLLAQKGTSLGKEVTEIVSACWSFKVEDRPTFTQLSDLLEKLPKLNRRLSHPGHFWKSEEYVS